The genomic region TCGCCCTCGATTTCGCTCCCGATTTCGCCCCCGATCGCCGGGGATTCTAGCGATCGCCACCTTACTCGTTACGAAGGGATTGGGCCATTAAATACAACTGAGTCCATTCGGAAACCAATTGGGAAACTTTCATGCCTCGCTCGCGGGCGATCGCCTCAAAACTATTACCCGCTTTGAGTGCATTTAAAAATTGACGCTGCTCCGGAGTGAGTCGATCCCAATACCGTTCCCACTGGTTGGGAGTCAGTCCGAGACCATGTTCGTTTAAACTCGTCTGCAACCAACTCGCCACTAATTCCGGTTCGGTTTTTAAAGAAAAAACGCGAATGGCATGGTAACTGACCTTTTCGCGCAAGCGGTAAACTTGACGCACGGGTAAATTCAAAAGCTTAGCGATTTCATCCTGGGAACGACCTTTTAAATACAAACGCAACCACTCCGCAGCCGTTTCGTCAATATTTTGCTGTAAATACTGCTCGAATTCCTTTTGCACCGAAAGCCGTAACAGTTGCTGTTCTTCCCACAAGGTCGCATCTTCCGCCATCGCGATCGCCTCGGCGTCGAGCAAACTCACCGCTCCATCCGCATCGTCCGGCGCGATCTCGTCGGACACCAACCGAATTAACTCCGCTTCCGGAACCTGAGTCAATCCGCCACGCTGGGAACGGCGCAAATAATTAAAAAAGCGATAGGCGAGCAGGGGTTGATTGCGAACCGGACGCAAACAATATTCCTCCGTCGTCGCCAATACCAACGCATTGCGAACCCTCGGATCGCTGCTGCAACGACCGATCCAGGCAATTTGCTGCTGCATGTAGCGATCGCGCTCGCACAGTTGGTGAACCACTTCTTGAACCACATCGACCACGGTACGCTGGCGATCGCGACTGAGCGCCACCCACGTCCGAATTTTATTGCGTAACAACACCAAACTCGACAACCGCCGAATCAACTGGGTGTAACCCCGTTCCGGAGAGACCCCCAGATAACGCTGTCGTAAAATCTGATAGCGATAATCGATCCCCGAACAAATCGTTTTCAATTTTTCTGGAGAAACCGACTCGAAGCGTTCGCGTTTTTCTCCTAAAAGCCATTCGACAATACTATCTCGAACGCTTTGTGAATATTGCGAACATTCCTCAGCCAGCCGCGATCGCCACTTTCGGGCTAATTGTTCTGACACCATCATAGAGAGGAACTCCTCACCACATCCCTCGGGGATGGAATAATAGAATTTTAGATTTTAGATTTTAGGATTTTAGGATTTTAGATTTTCTCTATAACATTGGAAGTTGCTATCCAGTTTTATCGTGAAACTTTTTAATCAAAAACAGGGATAAGATCGATAGCTATCCCTGTTTTTTTGCGTTCCGTTCGGCAAGCCGCTATAAATTGAGTTTCACCTTTTTATTTTGTAGTTTCTGCTGCCACCATTGGGTAAAAAACTGCTCTTCTAGAGTCTGTTTCAACTGTCCTTCCAACTTAGCGGGCAAACGGCGTTCCAACCGCAAAATACTGTACCGTCCTTCATGTTCGAGCGGCCCGACGATCTCCCCCGGTTCTGCTTGACGCAGTGCTTCGCGCATGGATGGGGGGAGTTGATTGAGGGCGATCGCCCCCATCATGCCGTTAAACACGCGATCGGCGACGATCGAATGTTCCTTCGCCAACGCCTCGAACAATTGCGGATTTTCGTCAACTTGACCCTTGAGTTGAGCCGCTTTATCCACTTCGCTGACGACAATGCGCGACAGCACCACTTGCTCGAAAAACGCCTGATTTTGAGTGAAATAATCGTCAACCTTATCGGCGATCGTCTCCGCTTTTAACTGCTCGACCTTCACCGCCATCGCCATTTGCTCGCGAAACGTCGCATAGGTCAACCCCTGACTTTGCA from Oxynema aestuarii AP17 harbors:
- a CDS encoding HetZ-related protein 2 encodes the protein MMVSEQLARKWRSRLAEECSQYSQSVRDSIVEWLLGEKRERFESVSPEKLKTICSGIDYRYQILRQRYLGVSPERGYTQLIRRLSSLVLLRNKIRTWVALSRDRQRTVVDVVQEVVHQLCERDRYMQQQIAWIGRCSSDPRVRNALVLATTEEYCLRPVRNQPLLAYRFFNYLRRSQRGGLTQVPEAELIRLVSDEIAPDDADGAVSLLDAEAIAMAEDATLWEEQQLLRLSVQKEFEQYLQQNIDETAAEWLRLYLKGRSQDEIAKLLNLPVRQVYRLREKVSYHAIRVFSLKTEPELVASWLQTSLNEHGLGLTPNQWERYWDRLTPEQRQFLNALKAGNSFEAIARERGMKVSQLVSEWTQLYLMAQSLRNE
- a CDS encoding peptidylprolyl isomerase, with the translated sequence MDPEKFITIDEEQISLRQALEYLRKSGDLPQLLTRILRQYVLEQELQERSDLEVDPSRLEQVMVNFRLQNQLTDSPKFNQWLQSQGLTYATFREQMAMAVKVEQLKAETIADKVDDYFTQNQAFFEQVVLSRIVVSEVDKAAQLKGQVDENPQLFEALAKEHSIVADRVFNGMMGAIALNQLPPSMREALRQAEPGEIVGPLEHEGRYSILRLERRLPAKLEGQLKQTLEEQFFTQWWQQKLQNKKVKLNL